The Streptomyces sp. NBC_00670 genome window below encodes:
- the pflB gene encoding formate C-acetyltransferase has protein sequence MTATVTAGPRTADAWRHFAGEGWRRRIDVRDFIQTNYTPYEGDASFLAGPTDRTREVWEKVSALFPEERSRGVLDVDAATPSTITSHAPGYIDRDRELIVGLQTDAPLKRAIMPNGGMRMVENSLKAYGYEPDPFVTKVFGTYRKTHNDGVFDAYTPAMRAARKAGIITGLPDAYGRGRIIGDYRRVALYGTDRLVAAKRAERALLDTRPSGADVIRDREELAEQIRALDELTRMAATYGCDVTRPATTAHEAVQWLYLGFLAAVKEQNGAAMSLGRTSTFLDVYLQRDLDEGLLDESRAQELIDDFVIKLRIVRFLRTPEYDALFSGDPTWVTESIGGIGADGRPLVTRTSFRFLQTLYNLGPAPEPNLTVLWSPRLPDGFKRFCAQVSIDTSAVQYESDDLMRPRTGDDTAIACCVSAMAVGKQMQFFGARVNLAKALLYAVNGGRDEMTGARVAPEMPPLTGEYLDYEELSAAYDRVLDWLAETYVDALNVIHYMHDKYAYERIEMALHDHPVHRFMACGIAGLSVAVDSLSAVKHARVKVIRDATGLAVDFETEGAFPAYGNNDDRADSIAVGLVESFMAKVRRHPTYRDAEHTQSVLTITSNVVYGKHTGNTPDGRRAGQPFAPGANPMNGRDRHGVVASALSVAKLPYEAARDGISLTTTITPEGLGHAPQERAGNLVGILDGYMSAGGFHMNVNVLDRATLEDAMEHPEKYPELTIRVSGYAVNFVRLTREQQLDVISRTFHGTL, from the coding sequence ATGACCGCGACGGTGACAGCCGGCCCCCGGACCGCCGACGCCTGGCGGCACTTCGCCGGAGAGGGATGGCGTCGGCGCATCGACGTGCGCGACTTCATCCAGACCAACTACACGCCCTACGAAGGCGACGCATCCTTCCTGGCCGGACCCACGGACCGCACCCGCGAGGTGTGGGAGAAGGTCAGCGCGCTGTTCCCCGAGGAGCGCAGCCGGGGCGTCCTCGACGTGGACGCCGCGACGCCCTCCACGATCACCTCGCACGCCCCCGGGTACATCGACCGGGACCGCGAACTGATCGTCGGCCTGCAGACCGACGCCCCGCTCAAGCGGGCGATCATGCCCAACGGCGGCATGCGCATGGTGGAGAACAGCCTGAAGGCGTACGGCTACGAACCCGACCCCTTCGTCACCAAGGTCTTCGGCACCTACCGCAAGACCCACAACGACGGCGTGTTCGACGCCTACACCCCCGCCATGCGCGCCGCCCGCAAGGCGGGCATCATCACCGGACTGCCGGACGCCTACGGCCGCGGCCGCATCATCGGCGACTACCGGCGCGTCGCGCTCTACGGCACCGACCGGCTCGTGGCGGCCAAGCGTGCCGAGCGCGCCCTGCTGGACACCCGGCCCTCCGGCGCGGACGTCATCCGCGACCGCGAGGAACTCGCCGAGCAGATCCGGGCGTTGGACGAGCTGACCCGGATGGCGGCAACGTACGGGTGCGACGTCACCCGGCCCGCGACCACCGCCCACGAGGCGGTCCAGTGGCTCTACCTCGGGTTCCTCGCCGCGGTGAAGGAGCAGAACGGCGCGGCGATGTCGCTGGGCCGCACCTCCACCTTCCTCGACGTCTACCTCCAGCGTGACCTGGACGAAGGACTCCTCGACGAGTCCCGCGCCCAGGAGCTGATCGACGACTTCGTCATCAAGCTGCGCATCGTGCGATTCCTGCGCACCCCCGAGTACGACGCGCTGTTCTCCGGCGACCCGACCTGGGTGACGGAGTCCATCGGCGGCATCGGGGCCGACGGCCGGCCGCTGGTGACCCGCACCTCCTTCCGTTTCCTGCAGACCCTGTACAACCTCGGGCCGGCACCGGAGCCCAACCTGACGGTGCTGTGGTCGCCCCGGCTGCCGGACGGCTTCAAGAGGTTCTGCGCGCAGGTCTCCATCGACACCAGCGCCGTCCAGTACGAGTCGGACGACCTGATGCGCCCGCGCACCGGCGACGACACGGCGATCGCCTGCTGCGTCTCCGCCATGGCCGTGGGCAAGCAGATGCAGTTCTTCGGCGCCCGCGTCAACCTCGCCAAGGCCCTGCTGTACGCGGTCAACGGCGGCCGGGACGAGATGACCGGCGCCCGCGTCGCTCCCGAGATGCCCCCGCTGACCGGCGAGTACCTCGACTACGAGGAGCTGTCGGCCGCCTACGACCGGGTCCTGGACTGGCTGGCGGAGACCTACGTCGACGCGCTCAACGTCATCCACTACATGCACGACAAGTACGCCTACGAGCGCATCGAGATGGCGCTGCACGACCACCCCGTGCACCGGTTCATGGCCTGCGGCATCGCCGGCCTGTCCGTCGCCGTGGACAGCCTGTCCGCCGTGAAGCACGCACGCGTGAAGGTGATCCGCGACGCCACGGGGCTCGCCGTGGACTTCGAGACCGAGGGCGCGTTCCCGGCGTACGGCAACAACGACGACCGGGCCGACTCGATCGCCGTCGGCCTGGTGGAGTCGTTCATGGCCAAGGTCCGCCGGCACCCCACCTACCGGGACGCCGAGCACACCCAGTCCGTGCTGACCATCACCTCCAACGTGGTCTACGGCAAGCACACCGGCAACACCCCCGACGGGCGCCGCGCCGGGCAGCCCTTCGCGCCCGGCGCCAACCCGATGAACGGCCGCGACCGGCACGGCGTCGTCGCCTCCGCGCTGTCGGTGGCCAAACTGCCCTACGAGGCGGCCCGCGACGGGATCTCGCTCACGACGACGATCACCCCCGAGGGACTCGGGCACGCCCCCCAGGAGCGGGCCGGCAACCTGGTCGGCATCCTCGACGGCTACATGTCCGCGGGCGGCTTCCACATGAACGTCAACGTCCTTGACCGGGCCACCCTGGAGGACGCCATGGAGCACCCGGAGAAGTACCCGGAGCTGACGATCAGGGTCTCCGGATACGCCGTCAACTTCGTCCGCCTGACCCGTGAGCAGCAACTCGACGTGATCAGCCGCACCTTCCACGGAACGCTGTGA
- a CDS encoding universal stress protein has translation MPHDIVVGVDGSPASLAAAHWAAREAQRRGAGLGLVHAWHRHPRPAASVPLDHTEHGWAEEILQEAVRSIRAAHPALHVTERLVCDSAVSALVAAAADSDMLVLGSLGLGPLSGFMTGSVSRRVVARCTRPVVLVRAGRGATEDHLPAVDGVAPDEIAATPYREVVLGLDTDRPCDEAIAFAFEAARCRGTGLRVVHAFRVPVRPASDASLVTAPPASPGPVPAPRAPVTAQARADAERAVTAALRAWRERYPSVPVTESVTEERAAVAVVRAAHGAGLLVVGRRATGHRIGAHTGTVTHVALHHADCPVAVVPHD, from the coding sequence ATGCCGCACGACATCGTCGTAGGGGTCGACGGCTCGCCCGCGAGCCTTGCCGCCGCACACTGGGCGGCCCGAGAAGCGCAACGGCGGGGGGCCGGCCTCGGCCTGGTGCACGCCTGGCACCGCCATCCCCGCCCTGCGGCCTCCGTCCCGCTGGACCACACCGAGCACGGCTGGGCCGAGGAGATCCTCCAAGAAGCCGTACGGAGCATCCGGGCGGCACACCCCGCGCTGCACGTCACCGAGCGGCTGGTGTGCGACTCGGCGGTCTCCGCGCTGGTCGCCGCGGCCGCCGACAGCGACATGCTGGTGCTCGGCTCCCTCGGCCTGGGTCCCCTCTCCGGGTTCATGACGGGGTCGGTGTCCCGGCGCGTCGTGGCCCGCTGCACTCGCCCCGTGGTGCTGGTGCGGGCCGGGCGGGGCGCGACAGAGGACCATCTGCCCGCCGTGGACGGCGTCGCCCCGGACGAGATCGCGGCGACCCCCTACCGCGAGGTCGTCCTCGGGCTGGACACCGATCGCCCCTGCGACGAGGCCATCGCGTTCGCCTTCGAAGCCGCCCGGTGCCGTGGCACCGGTCTGCGGGTGGTCCACGCCTTCCGCGTGCCCGTCCGGCCCGCGTCGGACGCCTCGCTGGTCACCGCTCCTCCCGCCTCCCCGGGCCCGGTACCGGCCCCGCGGGCGCCGGTGACGGCGCAGGCGCGGGCTGACGCGGAACGCGCGGTGACCGCGGCGCTCCGCGCCTGGCGGGAAAGGTACCCCAGCGTTCCGGTGACCGAGTCGGTCACTGAGGAACGGGCGGCGGTCGCCGTGGTGCGCGCGGCACACGGCGCCGGCCTCCTCGTGGTGGGCCGCCGCGCGACCGGGCACCGCATCGGAGCCCACACGGGCACGGTCACGCATGTCGCGCTGCACCACGCCGACTGCCCCGTGGCCGTGGTACCGCACGACTGA
- the ppdK gene encoding pyruvate, phosphate dikinase, with the protein MVRYVYDFAEGSRDMAGLLGGKGSNLAEMTRLGLPVPPGFTVTTEACRAYLDTGGEPAGMWQEVSAHLTAIETAAGRPLGQPEDPLLVSVRSGARFSMPGMMETILDIGLTDESVLGLAKVSGSERFAWDSYRRLVQMFGSTVMGVDSTHFEHALTALKELREVPDDVHLTADDLAGLVETYKELIRRETGEHFPQSPAEQLRRAVLAVFESWNGERARLYRRREHIADDLGTAVTVQRMVFGNLGSDSGSGVAFTRDPATGRPGMYGDYLPDAQGEDVVAGIRNTVPLTELERLDPASHTRLRAHMETLERHYRDLCDIEFTIERGTLWMLQTRVGKRTAEAAFAIAAALVDEGLITSDEALARVGGEQLARLMFPRFDTSGTGAPLARGIPASPGAAVGAAVFDSSSAVRRAAAGEKVVLVRQETTPDDLPGMLAAQAVLTSRGGKTSHAAVVARGMGKVCVCGAEALTVDTGARRCTAPDGTVVEEGTVVSVDGSAGAVYAGTVPLTDSAVIRYLEDGSTDEDANGLVAAVARALYRADTVRRLEVRANADTPEDAARARRFGAQGVGLCRTEHMFLGERRKLVEAMILARDEAERDQALGALLPLQRQDFIGILEAMDGLPVTIRLIDPPLHEFLPDRTELAVRIATAEARGAVPGPHDADLLDAVNRTHEENPMLGLRGVRLGLVVPGLVAMQVRAVAEAVVERTKAGGSPQAEIMVPLVGAVEELRIEREEVERVLAEVSRESGVPVRCPVGTMIELPRAALTAGRIAAEAEFFSFGTNDLTQTTWGFSRDDVEAAFFSAYLDKGIFATSPFETLDRDGVGRLVRIAVDEGRAARPGLKIGVCGEHGGDPDSVHFFHSAGLDYVSCSPFRVPVARLEAGRAALEGTDVSDSR; encoded by the coding sequence ATGGTCCGTTACGTGTACGACTTCGCCGAGGGCAGCCGGGACATGGCCGGCCTGCTCGGCGGCAAGGGATCGAACCTCGCCGAGATGACCCGGCTGGGCCTGCCCGTGCCCCCGGGATTCACCGTCACCACCGAGGCGTGCCGGGCCTACCTGGACACCGGTGGTGAGCCCGCGGGCATGTGGCAGGAGGTCTCCGCACACCTGACGGCGATCGAGACCGCCGCGGGCCGGCCGCTGGGACAGCCGGAGGACCCGTTGTTGGTGTCCGTGCGCTCCGGCGCCCGGTTCTCGATGCCCGGCATGATGGAGACGATCCTCGACATCGGCCTGACCGACGAGTCCGTCCTCGGTCTGGCCAAGGTGTCCGGCAGCGAGCGCTTCGCCTGGGACTCCTACCGCCGTCTCGTGCAGATGTTCGGCAGTACGGTGATGGGCGTCGACTCCACGCACTTCGAGCATGCCCTCACGGCGCTCAAGGAGCTGCGCGAGGTTCCGGACGACGTGCATCTGACGGCCGACGACCTGGCCGGGCTGGTCGAGACGTACAAGGAGCTGATCCGCCGGGAGACCGGCGAGCACTTCCCGCAGTCCCCCGCCGAGCAGCTGCGCCGCGCGGTACTGGCCGTGTTCGAGTCATGGAACGGCGAACGGGCGCGGCTCTACCGGCGGCGCGAGCACATTGCGGACGACCTGGGCACGGCTGTCACCGTGCAGCGCATGGTGTTCGGCAATCTCGGGTCCGACTCGGGCAGCGGGGTCGCCTTCACGCGCGATCCGGCCACCGGACGGCCTGGCATGTACGGCGACTACCTGCCCGACGCGCAGGGCGAGGACGTCGTGGCGGGCATCCGCAACACGGTGCCGCTGACCGAGCTGGAACGCCTGGACCCCGCCTCCCACACCCGGCTGCGCGCGCACATGGAGACCCTGGAACGGCACTACCGCGACCTGTGCGACATCGAGTTCACCATCGAGCGCGGCACGCTGTGGATGCTCCAGACCCGGGTCGGCAAGCGCACCGCCGAAGCCGCCTTCGCGATCGCCGCCGCACTCGTGGACGAGGGACTCATCACGTCGGACGAGGCTCTGGCACGGGTCGGCGGGGAGCAGTTGGCCCGGCTGATGTTCCCCCGGTTCGACACCTCGGGAACCGGTGCTCCGCTCGCCCGCGGCATCCCGGCCTCGCCCGGTGCCGCGGTCGGTGCCGCGGTCTTCGACTCATCCTCGGCGGTGCGCCGGGCGGCGGCCGGCGAGAAGGTGGTGCTGGTGCGCCAGGAGACCACCCCCGACGACCTGCCCGGCATGCTCGCCGCCCAGGCCGTCCTCACCAGCCGCGGTGGCAAGACCAGTCACGCGGCCGTGGTCGCCCGCGGCATGGGCAAGGTCTGCGTGTGCGGCGCCGAGGCACTGACCGTGGACACCGGTGCCAGGCGCTGCACCGCCCCGGACGGCACGGTCGTCGAGGAGGGCACGGTCGTCTCCGTGGACGGATCGGCCGGGGCCGTGTACGCGGGTACGGTGCCGCTGACGGACTCGGCGGTCATCAGGTATCTGGAGGACGGCTCCACGGACGAGGACGCCAACGGGCTGGTCGCCGCGGTGGCCCGCGCCCTGTACCGGGCGGACACCGTGCGGCGCTTGGAGGTGCGTGCCAACGCGGACACCCCCGAGGACGCGGCCCGGGCCCGCCGGTTCGGCGCGCAGGGCGTCGGGCTGTGCCGTACCGAGCACATGTTCCTCGGGGAGCGCCGCAAGCTGGTCGAGGCGATGATCCTGGCCCGCGACGAGGCGGAGCGCGACCAGGCCCTTGGCGCGCTGCTGCCGCTCCAGCGGCAGGACTTCATCGGCATCCTGGAGGCGATGGACGGTCTGCCGGTCACCATCCGGCTCATCGACCCGCCGCTGCACGAGTTCCTGCCCGACCGCACCGAGCTCGCCGTACGCATCGCCACCGCCGAGGCCCGGGGTGCCGTACCCGGCCCGCACGACGCCGATCTCCTGGACGCGGTCAACCGCACGCACGAGGAGAACCCGATGCTCGGTCTGCGCGGCGTCCGTCTGGGTCTGGTCGTGCCGGGACTCGTCGCCATGCAGGTGCGAGCCGTCGCCGAAGCCGTCGTGGAGCGCACGAAGGCCGGAGGAAGCCCCCAGGCGGAGATCATGGTGCCGCTGGTCGGCGCCGTGGAGGAACTGCGCATCGAGCGCGAGGAGGTGGAGCGCGTCCTCGCCGAGGTCTCCCGGGAGTCCGGCGTTCCCGTGCGCTGTCCGGTCGGCACCATGATCGAACTGCCGAGGGCGGCACTGACGGCCGGCCGGATCGCCGCCGAGGCGGAGTTCTTCTCCTTCGGTACCAACGACCTCACCCAGACCACCTGGGGTTTCTCCCGCGACGACGTCGAGGCGGCGTTCTTCTCCGCCTACCTCGACAAGGGGATCTTCGCCACCTCACCGTTCGAGACCCTCGACCGCGACGGTGTGGGGCGGCTGGTGCGGATCGCGGTCGACGAGGGCCGCGCCGCACGTCCCGGTCTGAAGATCGGTGTCTGCGGCGAGCACGGCGGCGACCCCGACTCCGTGCACTTCTTCCACAGCGCCGGCCTGGACTACGTCTCCTGCTCGCCGTTCCGGGTGCCGGTCGCCCGGCTGGAAGCCGGACGGGCCGCGCTGGAGGGGACCGACGTCAGCGACAGCAGGTGA
- a CDS encoding CBS domain-containing protein gives MTSHTVGRVMTRDVVRARPTTSFKDLVRLLDHHRISGLPVVDDDDKVAGVISGTDLVRTQADRSDRNPTGAVTAGDLMSTPAVTVHPEQTVPDAARLMERRGVERLPVTDEEDRLIGIVTRRDLLRIFLRTDDDIGRQVTEEVLVGRLGLRPQDVAVSVRDGVVALDGRVGSRSRVPEAVHAVWQLEGVVGVVNGLTFDVDDCAPAEAGTGAAHPAAPGAGGRAGGPRVPVRPGPDGSDGGPSGPAAAPDPA, from the coding sequence ATGACATCTCACACCGTGGGTCGGGTGATGACCCGCGACGTCGTCCGGGCCCGGCCCACGACGTCCTTCAAGGATCTCGTCAGGCTGCTCGACCACCATCGCATCAGCGGGCTGCCCGTGGTCGACGACGACGACAAGGTGGCCGGCGTGATCTCGGGCACCGACCTGGTGCGCACGCAGGCGGACCGGTCGGACCGGAACCCGACCGGTGCCGTCACCGCGGGGGACCTCATGTCGACACCGGCGGTCACCGTGCACCCGGAGCAGACCGTCCCGGACGCGGCGCGGCTGATGGAACGCCGCGGTGTCGAGCGGCTCCCCGTGACCGACGAGGAGGACCGCCTCATCGGCATCGTGACCCGCCGGGACCTGCTGCGGATCTTCCTGCGGACGGACGACGACATCGGACGCCAGGTGACCGAGGAGGTCCTCGTCGGCCGTCTGGGGCTGCGGCCCCAGGACGTCGCCGTGTCGGTCCGCGACGGAGTGGTCGCCCTCGACGGCCGCGTGGGATCGCGCAGCCGCGTCCCGGAGGCCGTCCACGCGGTGTGGCAGCTGGAGGGCGTCGTCGGGGTGGTGAACGGGCTGACGTTCGACGTCGACGACTGCGCGCCGGCAGAGGCCGGCACCGGGGCCGCGCACCCTGCGGCGCCGGGTGCCGGCGGCCGGGCCGGAGGGCCGAGGGTCCCTGTCCGCCCCGGGCCGGACGGGTCGGACGGGGGTCCTTCGGGGCCTGCGGCGGCCCCGGATCCCGCGTGA
- the adhE gene encoding bifunctional acetaldehyde-CoA/alcohol dehydrogenase, giving the protein MIRQDARTHATAGTEVPSDTAVAVDRLVTAGLKALADYEGLTQEQVDHIVKKASVAALDQHTALARLAVEETGRGVFEDKAAKNMFACEHVTHSMGHMKTVGVIARDDIEDMVEIAEPVGVVAAVTPVTNPTSTTLFKALMALKTRNPVVFAFHPSAQRCSAEAARVVRDAAVAAGAPEHCVQWIEQPSVEATTALMRHPGVSLILATGGNAMVKAAYSAGKPALGVGAGNVPAYVHRSAKLRRAVNDLVLSKSFDNGMICASEQAVILDTGIYDAALAEFRSLHAHLATAEEKAKLEAFLFPAAGGPGAGCEPKVNATAVGRSPAWIAEQAGFAVPAGTSVILVEAERVGPDEPLTREKLCPVLAVLRSRDERHGFDLATDMVAFHGQGHSAVIHTEDTALAEAYGMRMKTVRIIVNAPSSQGAIGGIYNGLLPSLTLGCGSWGSTSVSNNVSAAQLLNVKRVSTRRNNLQWFKVPPKIYFEPQAIRYLTSMPDVHRVTVVTDATMTRLGFVDRITRVLQQRREPVTLQIIDNVRPEPSIDSVQDGARLMRDFRPDTIIALGGGSPMDAAKVMWLLYEQHAAGHEIDFADMRQKFSDIRKRAFRFPTPGALARLVCVPTTSGTGAEVTPFAVISDPATGKKYPLADYALTPSVAIVDPLLTTALPPSLAADSGFDALTHAIEAYVSVYANDFTDGLALHAIRLVFGHLEAAVNDRDGAAEAREKMHNAGTIAGMAFGNAFLGIVHAMSHTLGATFHVAHGRTNAVLLPHVVRYNGTVPTKLTGWPKYETYRAPERFQDIARTLGLPAATPAEGVESLARAVERLREAVGIEPTFQALGINERTYLDALPQQALNAYEDQCAPANPRMPMLEDMQELMRAAYYGG; this is encoded by the coding sequence ATGATCCGACAGGACGCGCGGACCCACGCCACGGCCGGCACGGAGGTCCCGTCCGACACCGCGGTCGCCGTGGACCGGCTGGTCACGGCCGGTCTGAAGGCGCTCGCCGACTACGAGGGCCTGACGCAGGAGCAGGTCGACCACATCGTGAAGAAGGCCTCGGTCGCCGCCCTCGACCAGCACACCGCGCTGGCCCGCCTGGCCGTCGAGGAGACCGGACGCGGGGTCTTCGAGGACAAGGCCGCCAAGAACATGTTCGCGTGCGAGCACGTCACGCACAGCATGGGCCATATGAAGACCGTCGGGGTCATAGCCCGTGACGACATCGAGGACATGGTCGAGATCGCGGAGCCGGTGGGCGTGGTGGCCGCGGTCACCCCCGTGACCAACCCGACCTCCACGACGCTCTTCAAGGCGCTGATGGCGCTGAAGACCCGTAACCCCGTGGTGTTCGCCTTCCACCCTTCCGCCCAGCGGTGCAGCGCCGAAGCGGCGCGTGTCGTGCGGGACGCGGCCGTCGCCGCGGGCGCGCCGGAACACTGCGTGCAGTGGATCGAGCAGCCGTCGGTCGAGGCGACCACCGCGCTGATGCGGCACCCGGGTGTCTCGCTGATCCTCGCCACCGGCGGCAACGCCATGGTCAAGGCCGCCTACTCCGCCGGGAAACCCGCCCTGGGGGTCGGCGCGGGCAACGTCCCCGCCTACGTGCACCGCAGCGCCAAGCTGCGCCGGGCCGTCAACGACCTCGTCCTGTCCAAGTCGTTCGACAACGGCATGATCTGCGCCTCCGAGCAGGCCGTCATCCTCGACACCGGCATCTACGACGCGGCACTCGCCGAGTTCCGCAGCCTGCACGCCCACCTCGCCACCGCCGAGGAGAAGGCGAAGCTGGAGGCTTTCCTGTTCCCCGCCGCCGGTGGCCCAGGCGCCGGCTGCGAACCCAAGGTCAACGCCACCGCCGTCGGACGGAGCCCCGCATGGATCGCCGAGCAGGCCGGTTTCGCGGTCCCCGCCGGCACCTCGGTCATCCTGGTCGAAGCGGAACGGGTCGGTCCGGACGAGCCGTTGACGCGGGAGAAACTGTGCCCGGTGCTGGCCGTGCTGCGGTCTCGGGACGAGCGCCACGGTTTCGACCTGGCCACCGACATGGTCGCCTTCCACGGACAGGGGCACAGCGCCGTCATCCACACCGAGGACACCGCGCTGGCGGAGGCGTACGGCATGCGCATGAAGACCGTGCGGATCATCGTCAACGCTCCCTCCTCGCAAGGCGCCATCGGCGGCATCTACAACGGCCTGCTTCCCTCGCTGACGCTGGGCTGTGGTTCCTGGGGAAGCACCTCGGTGTCCAACAACGTCTCCGCCGCCCAACTGCTGAACGTCAAGCGGGTCTCCACCCGCCGCAACAATCTGCAGTGGTTCAAGGTGCCGCCGAAGATTTACTTCGAGCCGCAGGCCATCCGCTACCTGACCTCCATGCCGGACGTCCACCGCGTCACCGTCGTCACCGACGCGACGATGACCCGTCTGGGCTTCGTCGACCGGATCACCCGCGTCCTGCAACAGCGACGCGAACCGGTCACCCTCCAGATCATCGACAACGTCCGGCCCGAACCGAGCATCGACTCCGTGCAGGACGGCGCCCGTCTCATGCGGGACTTCCGGCCCGACACGATCATCGCGCTCGGCGGCGGCTCCCCGATGGACGCCGCCAAGGTGATGTGGCTGCTGTACGAGCAGCACGCCGCCGGCCACGAGATCGACTTCGCCGACATGCGGCAGAAGTTCTCCGACATCCGCAAACGCGCCTTCCGCTTCCCCACACCGGGCGCGCTCGCCCGCCTGGTCTGCGTGCCGACCACCTCCGGCACCGGCGCGGAGGTCACCCCGTTCGCCGTCATCTCCGACCCGGCCACCGGCAAGAAGTACCCGCTGGCCGACTACGCCCTCACCCCGAGCGTGGCCATCGTCGACCCGCTGCTCACCACCGCCCTGCCACCGTCGCTCGCCGCCGACAGCGGTTTCGACGCCCTGACCCATGCCATCGAGGCGTACGTCTCCGTCTACGCCAACGACTTCACCGACGGCCTCGCCCTGCATGCGATCCGGTTGGTCTTCGGCCATCTCGAGGCAGCGGTGAACGACCGCGACGGGGCGGCGGAGGCACGGGAGAAGATGCACAACGCCGGGACCATCGCGGGCATGGCCTTCGGCAACGCCTTCCTCGGCATCGTCCATGCCATGTCCCACACCCTCGGCGCGACCTTCCACGTGGCGCACGGCCGGACCAACGCGGTGCTGCTGCCGCACGTCGTCCGCTACAACGGCACCGTTCCCACGAAGCTGACCGGCTGGCCCAAGTACGAGACGTACCGGGCGCCCGAGCGCTTCCAGGACATCGCCCGCACCCTCGGCCTGCCCGCCGCCACCCCGGCCGAGGGCGTGGAGTCGCTCGCCCGTGCCGTGGAGCGCCTGCGGGAGGCCGTGGGCATCGAGCCGACGTTCCAGGCCCTCGGCATCAACGAGCGGACATACCTGGACGCCCTCCCCCAGCAGGCCCTCAACGCCTACGAGGACCAGTGCGCACCGGCCAACCCGCGCATGCCGATGCTGGAAGACATGCAGGAGCTGATGCGCGCCGCCTACTACGGCGGCTGA
- a CDS encoding zinc-dependent alcohol dehydrogenase, protein MKAAVVKEFGAPLVIEERPDPEPGPGQVRVRLEASGLCHTDIHAAHGDWPVRPTPPFVPGHEGVGLVEELGEGVTHLSVGQRVAVPWLGSACGRCEHCLSGWETLCESQVNTGYGCDGGYAEKMLARADFAQPVPEGVSPFDAAPLTCAGVTTYKALKVAGVGPAQLVAVSGVGGLGHLAVQYAKIAGATVAAIDVTDDKLELARELGADVVIDARSQDVGAELKRYGGAHAALALAVNPAAFAAVNAGLRRGGKLVMVALPAHGTLEIPIFDTVLNGTSVIGSIVGTRQDLAEVFQLHAAGRTRVVQETRPLAAVNESIDEVLRGDIKARIVFDLGAGG, encoded by the coding sequence ATGAAGGCAGCGGTCGTGAAGGAATTCGGGGCACCTCTGGTCATCGAGGAGCGCCCCGACCCCGAGCCCGGTCCGGGACAGGTCCGCGTCCGCCTCGAGGCCTCCGGGCTGTGCCACACCGACATCCACGCCGCGCACGGAGACTGGCCGGTCAGGCCGACACCGCCGTTCGTCCCCGGCCACGAGGGCGTCGGCCTGGTGGAGGAACTCGGCGAGGGCGTCACCCACCTGTCGGTGGGACAGCGCGTCGCCGTGCCGTGGCTGGGGAGTGCCTGCGGGCGCTGCGAGCACTGCCTCTCCGGCTGGGAGACGCTGTGCGAGAGCCAGGTCAACACCGGCTACGGCTGCGACGGCGGCTACGCCGAGAAAATGCTTGCCCGTGCTGACTTCGCCCAGCCCGTGCCCGAGGGTGTCAGCCCCTTCGACGCCGCCCCGCTGACCTGCGCGGGCGTCACGACGTACAAGGCGCTGAAGGTCGCGGGGGTCGGCCCCGCCCAACTCGTCGCCGTATCCGGGGTGGGCGGACTGGGGCACCTGGCGGTGCAGTACGCGAAGATCGCCGGCGCCACCGTCGCCGCGATCGACGTCACCGACGACAAACTCGAACTCGCCCGGGAACTGGGCGCGGACGTCGTCATCGACGCCCGCTCCCAGGACGTCGGTGCCGAGCTGAAGCGGTACGGCGGCGCGCACGCCGCGCTCGCCCTGGCGGTGAACCCCGCCGCCTTCGCGGCCGTCAACGCCGGTCTCCGACGCGGTGGCAAGCTGGTCATGGTGGCCCTGCCCGCGCACGGAACCCTTGAGATACCGATCTTCGACACGGTGCTGAACGGCACTTCGGTGATCGGTTCCATCGTCGGCACCCGACAGGACCTCGCCGAGGTCTTCCAGCTGCACGCCGCCGGCCGGACGAGGGTCGTCCAGGAGACCCGGCCCCTCGCCGCGGTCAACGAGTCCATCGACGAGGTCCTGCGCGGCGACATCAAGGCCCGCATCGTCTTCGACCTCGGCGCGGGAGGATGA